The following coding sequences are from one uncultured Desulfobacter sp. window:
- a CDS encoding GDP-mannose 4,6-dehydratase — MDANTIQKAIDQRGIKRVLITGITGSGGSYMAEYIAQKHPDIEIHGISRWHSTSADNNLSAIKNQVIVHECDLCDLSSVFRTLQKAMPDGIFHLAAHANVRACFDTPLAVLNNNINSTANLFEAVRMLGIEPYIQLCSTSEVYGQVDPQNVPITEECPINPSSPYAVSKVTQDHLGYTYFRCYGTKIIRTRMFAYVNPRRGDLFATSFARQVALIESGRQDLLRHGNLESVRTLVDVRDAMEAYWLALLFCDPGEAYNIGGKTSVSVGEFLGILKKYATCPIPSEVDPKLLRPADVTLQIPDISKFVKKTAWAPKYSFEESVQLLLSHARSQI; from the coding sequence ATGGACGCCAATACCATTCAAAAAGCAATCGACCAAAGGGGGATCAAGCGTGTCCTGATTACCGGAATCACGGGTTCAGGCGGAAGCTATATGGCAGAGTATATTGCCCAAAAGCATCCAGACATAGAGATTCACGGGATATCACGCTGGCACAGTACTTCTGCGGACAATAATCTGTCTGCCATTAAAAACCAAGTGATCGTGCACGAATGTGATCTGTGCGACCTGAGTTCCGTCTTCCGGACTCTTCAAAAAGCCATGCCTGACGGTATCTTCCATCTGGCCGCCCATGCCAATGTTCGAGCGTGCTTTGACACACCGCTGGCAGTCTTGAACAACAACATCAACAGTACAGCCAACCTTTTCGAGGCTGTCCGAATGCTGGGAATTGAGCCATATATCCAGCTTTGCAGCACGTCAGAAGTTTATGGACAGGTTGATCCCCAAAACGTTCCCATCACTGAAGAGTGCCCAATCAACCCATCCAGTCCTTATGCTGTGTCCAAGGTCACTCAAGACCATCTGGGTTACACCTATTTCAGATGCTACGGTACGAAAATTATTCGCACACGCATGTTCGCTTATGTTAATCCACGTCGAGGGGATCTGTTTGCCACTTCGTTTGCCAGGCAGGTTGCACTTATCGAGTCCGGCAGACAGGATCTCTTGCGACATGGTAACCTGGAATCTGTACGTACCCTGGTAGATGTTCGTGATGCCATGGAAGCCTACTGGCTTGCCCTGCTTTTCTGTGATCCCGGAGAAGCGTACAATATAGGAGGCAAAACGAGTGTTTCGGTCGGTGAATTTCTAGGAATCTTAAAGAAATATGCAACCTGCCCAATACCATCAGAAGTTGACCCCAAGCTGCTTCGCCCAGCTGATGTAACATTGCAGATTCCAGATATCTCCAAATTTGTGAAAAAAACAGCCTGGGCACCCAAGTACTCGTTTGAGGAAAGCGTTCAACTACTATTGTCCCATGCCAGAAGCCAAATTTAA